The segment CGGGAATTGGATCGGCATGGTAGATGTGATGTGGCCGATCGGCGTCGTCGTGCCAGGCCGCTGTCGGGGGGAGCCCAAGGGCGTTGTAAATCGTGGCGGCGAAGCTTTCAGGCGTTTGAGGGTCCGACACCGGATAAGCACCATGCTTATCGGAAGCTCCCACGACTGTTCCTCCGGTAATTCCACCTCCGGCCAACAGAATCGACTGACAAGCGCCCCAGTGATCGCGGCCGGGTAGATCGTAATGTTGTGGTAAGTGAGAAATTTTCGGTGTACGACCGAATTCACCCGCCATAACCACCAATGTTTCATCCAGCAGCCCACTCTCGCTCAGGTCATCCAGCAACGCAGAGACCGCCTGGTCCGTGGGTGGGAAGAGTTGATTCTTCAAATGGGGGAACATGTTGCCGTGTGTATCCCACGACTCGTTTCCGCCCAGATTGACCTGTACCAGATTCACTCCATATTCAACGAGTCTCCGGGCCATCAGGCAGGACCATCCAAACGAATGTCGCCCGTACCGTTCCAGCGTTTTTTCATCGGCATTGGTGACATCGAAGACTTCGTGAACTTTCTTGTCGGTCAACAGTGAGATCACGCCCTGCCGATAGCGATCAAAGGAACGCGTGCTGGCTTCCTGATCCCAACGACGGCGCTGGTTCTCGATGTTTTTGAGCAAATCCATCCGTTTCATCAAACGGGGCTGTGTCATCTCTTCTGACAGAGCCAGATTGGGAGCCTGATATTTCAGCCCTGCGGTGTGCATCGGCCCTTTCTGATGATTGAATTCATAGACAGGATACGCCCCTTTCGTTTTGGGATGAAAGGGGGAGGCTTCAATGAACCAGGGATCATGTCGCGGCCCCATCACACCGGCAAACTGCCCCGGAATAACACGACCGGAGCTATGAATCAGTTTTTGCGGAAGCACAACGGCTGGGGGGAGGTTATTCGATTGAGGTAATAAAGACCCGGCGACGGAGACGATTGAGGGCCAGTCGCCGGGCATCGGCTTACTTGCATTGAACGTAGGAGGCAGCGTATTGCGTCCCGTAAGCATGATCACATGCCCTTCGGAATGTTCGTTATATTTATGGGTCAGCGACCGGACGAGAGACCAATGTTTCGCCCGTTGCGCCAGCAGCGGAAGGTGTTCGC is part of the Polystyrenella longa genome and harbors:
- a CDS encoding DUF1501 domain-containing protein, producing the protein MSGIGPSLHPRFNRRSVLQAGSIGLMSLGMNHISALREASASPVLPEIKAKNVIYLFLSGGLGQHESFDMKPEAPADVRGEFRPIPTSVPGIDICEHLPLLAQRAKHWSLVRSLTHKYNEHSEGHVIMLTGRNTLPPTFNASKPMPGDWPSIVSVAGSLLPQSNNLPPAVVLPQKLIHSSGRVIPGQFAGVMGPRHDPWFIEASPFHPKTKGAYPVYEFNHQKGPMHTAGLKYQAPNLALSEEMTQPRLMKRMDLLKNIENQRRRWDQEASTRSFDRYRQGVISLLTDKKVHEVFDVTNADEKTLERYGRHSFGWSCLMARRLVEYGVNLVQVNLGGNESWDTHGNMFPHLKNQLFPPTDQAVSALLDDLSESGLLDETLVVMAGEFGRTPKISHLPQHYDLPGRDHWGACQSILLAGGGITGGTVVGASDKHGAYPVSDPQTPESFAATIYNALGLPPTAAWHDDADRPHHIYHADPIPGLLV